TTTATACAGAAGATGAAATCTGGTCCTGCACCACCTGTGGCGCTTGTGAACAGGAGTGTCCTCTGGGGATCGAATATATCGATAAAATGGTTGATTTGCGCCGTGGCATGGTGGAGGAAGGTATGGTGCCCCAGTCCCTGCAAAAACCCCTTAAAGCCCTTGAAAAACGAGGTAATCCCTACGGGAAAATGGAGAAAAAACGTGCGGACTGGGCCAAGGAAAAAACCTTTGCCGAAACCCATACGGTCAAGGATCTGGGCAAAGATACAGCCGAGACCCTGTACTTCGTAGACAGTATTACCTCCTATGACGACAATATTCAGGAAATAGCCCGCAGGACCTCCATCATCCTTGAAAAGGCGGGTGTGGATTTCGGTGTCCTGGGTAAAGAAGAAAAAGACAGCGGCAACGAAGTGATCCGGTTTGGTGAAGAGATGCTTTACCAGGAACTCAAAGTCCAGAATACCGAAGCCATTCTTGAATCAGGTGTCAAACAAATTGTTACGGCCGACCCCCATGCCCTGAATGCGTTGAAAAAAGATTACACAGGCCTGCCCCCTGTTAAACATATCAGTGAAATTGTGGCTGAAAAGATTGAATCCGGTGCGCTGAGCATGAAACCGTGCAAAGATCAAGATAAAGTGTACGTATACCATGATCCCTGTTATCTGGGCCGCCACAACAGTATTTATGAATCCCCGAGGCAGGCACTGGATGCCATTGACGGCCTGACCCGGGTGGAGCTTGAAAAAAGCCGTGACCGGTCCTTCTGCTGCGGCGGTGGTGGTCTGATGCTGTTTTATGAACCTGAAGAAGAGACTCGAATGGGGGTTCTCAGGGTGAATATGGCAGCCGAAGCCGGTGCCAATGTTATTGTCACGGCCTGTCCTTTCTGCCTGGTGAATATCCAGGATGCCATTAAGGTGGCCGGCAAAGAAGGTGAGATGGAAGCCATTGATTTCACGCAACTCATTGAGGAACATTTAGCATAATCAACGCTTAACAATAAATGGCTGCCGGGTTTCATAAATCCGGCAGGCTAAAAAGCTTAAGGAGGCAATAATGGAAATTTTGGTGTGCGTCAAACGCGTTCCGGATACTGCTGAGAACGAATTTGAACTCAATTCCGAAGGTAATGATCTGGATCGTGATGATTTGGTCTATTCCGTGAACGAGTGGGACAACTATGCCGTAGAAGAGGCCATTCAGATCGTGGATAATCTGGGCGGCAGCATAACTGTTGTCACTGTAGGGGATGACGAGGCCGAAGAAGTTCTCAGGCGTGAAATGGCCATGGGTGCTAATAATGGTGTGCTGCTTTGTGATGATGCCTTTGAAGGATCTGACGGTAAAGGTATTGCCGCCATCCTCAAAGCTGAAGTTGAAAAAGGCAATTATGACCTGATTCTCACCGGTGCCCAAGCCGATGAAGGTGCAGGGCAGATCGGCGGCATGCTGGCTGCCATGTTGGATTACCCTTATGCGTCGTTGGTTAACAAGATTGAGCCGGGTGACGGCAAAATTAAAGTGGGCCGGGAAATCGAAGGCGGCAATCAGGAGATGAACGAAATTGAGCTACCTTGTGTACTTTCCATTCAGACTGGTATCAACGAACCCCGTTATGTCGGTATTCGCGGCATCCGTAAAGTGGCCAGTGTTGAGATCCCCGTAAAAGGTTCCGGCGACCTTGGTGTGGATGCCGGCAGCGTAGGCGAGGCTGGTGCAAAGACCAAACGCGTGGATTATTTTGTACCTGATCTGGGCGATGGCGCTGAGATGCTTGAAGGCTCCACCGATGAGATTATTGAAAAATTGATTGAGAAGCTGAAAGCCAAAGGAGGTCTTTGATCATGACACAGATTTTTGCATATGTTCCATTTAAAAACGGGGTGGCCGAAGATGTGGCCCTGGAGTTCCCGGATGCTGCAAAAAAGATTGATGCCGGTGCCTCCCTTACTGCTGTGGTTACAGGTTCCGGAGCTGATCTGGACACAGTGGCCAATGAGCTGACCAAAACCTATTCGGAAGTCATTAAAATTGACGATGCCGCCTTGGCTTATCCCAATGCTGAAGTCGTGAGAAAGGCCTTGGTCAATATCATTCCGGCCGACGCCATTGTGTTGCTGCCTCATGATACATTCGGCATGGATCTGGCTCCGGGCTTGTCTATCAAATTGGATTCCGCCTATGCGGCTGATGCTGTTGATTTTGAAGGGATGGACGGTGGTGCTCTGAAACTTATCCGCCAGGAGCTTGGTGGTGCCGTGTCCACCCATGTAACCTGTGATGCGGCTGCAGGTGCCGTTATCACTATCCGTCCGGGAGCCTTTGCGCCGGTTGATGGTGGAGCCTCCGGATCCGTGGTTGATAAATCCGGTGATGCCGGAGATCTTTCCGCCAAAAGGACTTTCCTGGAAGTGGTTGAAGCCGAAGTCGGTGATGTGGATATCACTAAAGCCGACGTGCTGGTTTCCATCGGCCGTGGTATTGAAGATGAAGACAATATTGAAGTTGCCCAGGAACTGGCTGATGCCATGGGTGCCGTGGTCTCTTGTTCACGGCCTATCGTTGACGCCAAATGGCTTGAAAAATCCCGCCAGGTCGGTACGTCCGGCCAGACCGTTAAGCCCAAAGTCTACATGGCTATGGGGATTTCCGGGTCTTTTCAGCACATGGGCGGCATCAAGGGCAACCCCTTTATCGTTGCCGTGAATAAAAACCCCAAAGCACCAATTTTCCAGGTTGCTGATGTGGGAATCGTGGAAGATATTCTGGAATTCATGCCTGAACTCCAGGAGGCTATTGAAGAACTCTAATCCGATATAACACCCATGGGTTGATGACCTATCAGCTGCCAGATTCAGCCCACAACGAAAGTTTGGAATATCTGTGTAGCTTACATAGGCTTTTTTTTAAAGCATATTGCCGGAGATACGTGTTCCGGTAAGTATATAAGCCCTGGAGACTTAAATGTTTCCAGGGCTTTTTAGCGAGTGAACGGTTTGTGTGTATAATCGTATAGTTGATTCGTCTAACGAACCATACTGGATAATTTTATTTATCCCTTACTTTTTTACAATAATTTGGGATTTTATAGTTGACTTTATTACGAATTTTTTTAAAAATACCCCTGACTTTATGTGTGTTTTTATGGCGCAGAGGGTGTGGTGTTCAATAGAGATATTATAGAAAATTTGGCCCTATGGGCGCAAAAAGCCGATCGAAAGCCACTGGTACTGAGGGGTGCAAGACAGGTTGGTAAGACCACAGCTGTCCATCTATTCTCAGAGCAGTTTGATCAATATCTTTATTTAAATCTTGAGATTGAAACCGAGCGCCGTATCTTTCAGCAAAATTATCCTATTGATGATTTGATTCAGGCCATTTTTTTTTATAAAAATCAGGTAAAGCAAGACGGCGATATCCTGATATTTATTGATGAAATTCAGGCCTGTCCGGAGGCTGTCGCTTATCTTCGGTTTTTTCATGAAAAATTTGCGCATCTGTATGTTATCGCAGCCGGATCTCTTTTAGAAACATTGATTGATACACATATAAGTTTTCCTGTGGGCCGGGTTGAGTATCTTGTCATGAAGCCGCTGTGCTTCAAAGAGTTTTTAAACGCTTTGTCCGAGAAGGCTAGTCTTGACATTATGAGGAACCGTATGCCGGTTCCGGCTTTTGCCCACGACAGGTTAATGACGTTGTTCCAGACATATGCCATGGTTGGGGGGATGCCGGAAATCGTTCAGAACTATTCAGATCAAAAGGATTTAGTTGGACTGAATACCGTTTTTGACAGTTTGATTGTGTCTTATCTGGATGATGTTGAAAAATATGCAAAAAACAGCTCTATGGCCAATGTTATCCGTCATGCGGTCTCAAGCGCATTTTATGAGGCCGGCCACAGGATCAAGTTCCAGGGTTTTGGAAATTCCAATTACAAATCAAGGGAGATGGGTGAAGCCCTGCGGGTGCTTGAAAAAGCAATGTTGGTAAATCTTTTATACCCGTCTTCTTCTGTTGCACCTCCTTTGCAGCCCAATACCAGAAAATCTCCGAAGCTTCAGGTTCTTGATACGGGGATGGTGAATTATTTTGGCGGATTGCAAAAAGGTGTATTCGGTGCAGACAGTATTGATTCTGTTTATCAGGGAAGGGTTGCCGAACATATTGTTGGTCAGGAGTTATTGGCTGTTCAGACCTCGCCTTTATTCAAATTGCATTTCTGGAGCCGTGAAAAAAAACAATCCAATGCCGAAGTTGATTTTTTGATTCAGTATGAAAGTATGGTCATTCCTGTTGAAGTGAAGTCTGCTGCAACAGGGCGGCTTCGTTCTCTTCATGGGTTTATGGACCGTGCCCCTCACGGTTATGCGGTAAGAATTTACTCCGGGGAGCTTGGCATCAGTCGGGTTAAAACCTTGCAAGGGAAGCCTTTTTTCCTGTTAAACCTTCCATTTTATCTAACCGGGGACATTGAAAAATACCTGAATTGGATGATGTCCCAGTAATCGTATTGCCGGACAATCAAGTCCGGGATGTATGCCTGCCGATCGGAATAATCGTTTAAACCGCAATTTCAAAGCGGATTCCCGGGTGGTGTTGGTAATCCGTTAAAGCCGTGTCCGTGTATTGCCAGTCAAAAATAGAGGTAAAAGCCGTGGTTTCTATGCCGGGCAGGGCAAAAGGTTCTCTTTCAAGCTGTTTTTTTAGTCCTTGTACATGATTTTCATAAATATGGGTATCCCCCAGAAAACCCACAAGAGTTCCCGGTTTAAAACCGGATTCCAGGGCCAGAAGCGTAAGCAGCAGTCCGTAGCTTGCAATGTTGAAGGGCAGTCCCAACGCCGTGTCCACGGATCTCTGGTTCCACAGCAGATTAAGCCGTCCATTAATTACGGTGACCTGAAAACCGTAGTGGCAGGGAGGCAGGGCCATCTGACCCAAATCCATAGGGTTCCAGGCAGATACGATCATCCGGCGGTCGTCGGGATTTGTTTTCAAGGTTGTCACCAGATTTTTCAGCTGGTCCACCCCGGCCGGCACCGGTGCCTTGTCCCAGGCCTGATATCCGCCCCCGAAATTA
This window of the uncultured Desulfobacter sp. genome carries:
- a CDS encoding electron transfer flavoprotein subunit beta/FixA family protein — its product is MEILVCVKRVPDTAENEFELNSEGNDLDRDDLVYSVNEWDNYAVEEAIQIVDNLGGSITVVTVGDDEAEEVLRREMAMGANNGVLLCDDAFEGSDGKGIAAILKAEVEKGNYDLILTGAQADEGAGQIGGMLAAMLDYPYASLVNKIEPGDGKIKVGREIEGGNQEMNEIELPCVLSIQTGINEPRYVGIRGIRKVASVEIPVKGSGDLGVDAGSVGEAGAKTKRVDYFVPDLGDGAEMLEGSTDEIIEKLIEKLKAKGGL
- a CDS encoding electron transfer flavoprotein subunit alpha/FixB family protein, which codes for MTQIFAYVPFKNGVAEDVALEFPDAAKKIDAGASLTAVVTGSGADLDTVANELTKTYSEVIKIDDAALAYPNAEVVRKALVNIIPADAIVLLPHDTFGMDLAPGLSIKLDSAYAADAVDFEGMDGGALKLIRQELGGAVSTHVTCDAAAGAVITIRPGAFAPVDGGASGSVVDKSGDAGDLSAKRTFLEVVEAEVGDVDITKADVLVSIGRGIEDEDNIEVAQELADAMGAVVSCSRPIVDAKWLEKSRQVGTSGQTVKPKVYMAMGISGSFQHMGGIKGNPFIVAVNKNPKAPIFQVADVGIVEDILEFMPELQEAIEEL
- a CDS encoding AAA family ATPase gives rise to the protein MVFNRDIIENLALWAQKADRKPLVLRGARQVGKTTAVHLFSEQFDQYLYLNLEIETERRIFQQNYPIDDLIQAIFFYKNQVKQDGDILIFIDEIQACPEAVAYLRFFHEKFAHLYVIAAGSLLETLIDTHISFPVGRVEYLVMKPLCFKEFLNALSEKASLDIMRNRMPVPAFAHDRLMTLFQTYAMVGGMPEIVQNYSDQKDLVGLNTVFDSLIVSYLDDVEKYAKNSSMANVIRHAVSSAFYEAGHRIKFQGFGNSNYKSREMGEALRVLEKAMLVNLLYPSSSVAPPLQPNTRKSPKLQVLDTGMVNYFGGLQKGVFGADSIDSVYQGRVAEHIVGQELLAVQTSPLFKLHFWSREKKQSNAEVDFLIQYESMVIPVEVKSAATGRLRSLHGFMDRAPHGYAVRIYSGELGISRVKTLQGKPFFLLNLPFYLTGDIEKYLNWMMSQ
- the thyA gene encoding thymidylate synthase, producing MDAYSNIVRKVLNQGQVKENRTGVNTIAIAGAMFEHDMALGFPLLTTKYVPFTLVAQELEFFIKGITDKNWLREKNNHIWDEWCSPAKVAYGHDDETRKKMMNERELGPIYGFQWRNFGGGYQAWDKAPVPAGVDQLKNLVTTLKTNPDDRRMIVSAWNPMDLGQMALPPCHYGFQVTVINGRLNLLWNQRSVDTALGLPFNIASYGLLLTLLALESGFKPGTLVGFLGDTHIYENHVQGLKKQLEREPFALPGIETTAFTSIFDWQYTDTALTDYQHHPGIRFEIAV